GCCCTTGTAGGGCACGTGGGTGGCCTGGATGCCCGCCTTGATCTTGAACAGCTCGCCCGACAGCTGCTGCGTGCTGCCGCTGCCGGCCGACGAGAAGTTCAGCTTGCCGGGATGCTTCTTGGCGTAGTCGATGAACTCGGCCACGGACTTGACCGGCAGCTTGGGATTGATCAGCAGCAGGTTGGGCGCTTCCGCGAATATGGCCACCGGCTCGAAATCCTTGACCGCGTCGTAGTCGAGGTGGCGATACAGCGATTTGTTCACCGCCAGGGCGGTCGACGACAGCGACAGCGTGTAGCCGTCGGGGGCCGAGCGGGCGACATAGGACGCGGCGATGTTGGTGCCCGCGCCGGGACGATTCTCGACCACGATGTTGCCATGCAGTATGTTGGCGAGCTCCTTGGCCAGCAGCCGCGCCGCCACGTCGTTGCCGCCGCCGGGCGTGTAGCCGACGACGATCTTCACGGGATGCTCGGGATAGTTGTCCGCCGCGGTGGACTGCGCGCAAGCGGCGCCGGACAGCAGGGAAAGGCCAAGAAGGGCTGTAGCAAGTCTTGTCGTTACCTTTTTCACAGGCTTAGTCTCCGTCGTTTTTTTGTGTGTGGTGGTGCTACGGAGACGAGTCTGCGCCGTTCGCGCCGGCTCGGCATTCACGATAGGCCAACCCCTCTTCAGAAAAAACGAAGGGGGTGGGCTGCGACTACGGCTATGACGCCAGCTTCAGCAGGACGCGCACCCATGCGTCGAGCCGCGCCTGGGCCAGCGCCGGGCCGTCCCGCGCCGGGCCATCGGCGGCGTCTTCGTCCCTCAGCGCCCGCGCAGCCTCCGCCACCTGGTCCCTGAAGGAGGCCGCATCCCCGCGCCACGCCACGATCCGATGACGCAGGCCCAATTGGGCTGCGCGGACGGCGTTCGCGGCCTGTTCGGGCTGGTCGGTGAGCACCAGCACGATGGGCTTGCGGTAGACCGAGGCGATGGACAAGGTGGCCATGCCGGGCGCCGAGACGATCACGTCGCTGTGGGCGGCGCGGTCGACCCAGCGTTCGTCGCGTCCGGTCCAGCCGGGCAGGCCCTCGTAGCCTTCGCCCACGCAGTGGGCGGCCATGCCGGCCGCGGCCAGCCCCGCCGTCAGGGCGCCGGCCAGGTCGGGGCCTCGAAAGTGCGGATTCAGGTAGACGGCGGCGCGGCCCGGTTGGCGGAGACCGGACACGTCATCGCCCGGTTCGCCTGAAATCGCCGGGCCGGGCGCCGCCGCCACGGCGACCGGCGTCGGCAAGCGGTAGGTATCGCCCGCGCCCGTCGTCTCCGCGTCGCCATAGGCAAAGTCATGCTCGATCCGTGCCCGCGCCGACGCGATCTGCCATGCCACCACGCGCCCGAACAGGCCGGCCAACCACCCCGCCAGCCGGCCCTGGAAATTCCCCTCCAGGGCCGCGCGCAGGCTGGCTCCATAGACGTGCACCACCTTGCGCCGCCCGCCCGGCAGCCATCCCAGGGTCAGCAAGGCCGGGTGGAAGGAATCGTTGACCACCAGGTCGGCGTCGCGCATCCATGCGCGCAGGCGCCGGATGTCGCGCAGCATCCGGGTCGGGAAGAACATGTAGCGGGCGACGTTGCGGTCGGTCTCGCGGCGCAGCATGTTCTGCGCGGCGTCGAATTGCACCGCGTAGTGCCGCGAGAGCACGGGCGCGTCGATGCCGAATCCCGCCAGGAACCGCCGCCCTTCATCCGAAGTGGTGACGACCTGGACCCGCGCGCCCGCCGCCGTCAGGGCATGCGCCAGCAACTGGGCCCGCATCAGGTGCCCGCGGGCGTCGGCGGTCGCCAGGTAAAGAATCCGTGGCGTCATCGATGCGGATCGCGCTCCGGCGTCCGCATGGCGTCCGCCGCCGGCCGGGATCGCCAGGCGCATAGCCAGCCCGCCAGGTACATCCCTATCGATCCGCTGATGCCGAAGCCGCGCTCGATGCCGCGTATCTCCCGCAGCAGCGCTTCCAGCCGGGGCAATTCCGGCGTTGCGACGATGCGCGTCAGGGTGTGCATGCAGAGCCGGACATGCCGGGACTCGTCATCCAGCACGCCCGCGAGCAAGGGATGCAGCGGATGGTCCGCGCCGATGGTGTCGCAATGGCGGCGCAATACGCGGACGCCCATCTGTTCCGCGCACAGTCCGATGGCATAGGCCGGCACCAGCACGCCTTGCGAGAAGTGCGGCGCGTGGCGCAGGGCCAGTCGCTTCCAGCGGGCGATCTTGCGGCGGCTGAGCCAGTCCGGCTCGCCGGTATGGGTCGAGCCGCCGCGCTGCGCGATGGCGTCCGCGAACATGCGCACATGCCCGCGTTCTTCCTCCAGGTGCCGGGCGGCCTGGCGCGACAGCCAGGCCGGCGAGTCCTGCGACGTCCACTCGTCCTGCAGGGCTTGTTCGGTGGACGCTTCGCCGATGAGATACATGCGCAGGAGCAGGACCTCGCCCGCCTGGCTGGCATGCAGCCGGCGCAGCGCGGCGCGCTTGATGCGGTCCACCAGCCGGGCTTGAAGGCGCGGCCAGCCGCGCGCCGGCGGCGGCAGCAGGCATGCGTGGACATCCCGCGCATCCGGGGCGTCCGGGGTATTCGGGGCGCTAGTCGGCATGGTCCGTATGCGCATCGCGTTGCCGGGTGAGGATCAGGCCGAGGAAGCTGTCTTCCATGAACAGGCGCGCCACCCGCGCCGCCTGGGGAAAGGCCTGCTGGATGCCGTTGTAGCGGAGATAGCCCTGGCCGTCGCGGGCGCCGACGGTCAAGGCGTCGTTCTTGGCGAAGCCATGTTCGCGCAGGGGCTGCAATAGCGTTTCGTTTTCCAGGCCGAACAGGAACAGGTCTCCCTGGACGGCGCGGCGCGGAATGTGGCCGCTCAATGCCTGCATGTCCAGCGACCAGTTGCCCTGCGCGATCCGTGCCGGAATGTCCGCCTCGCCGCCCAGTTGGCTCTGGAAGCGGACGCGCGCGAGCTGCTTGGCGACCTTGCCCACGCCCAGGGAAACGATGATGTCGGCGGCGTCCGCCCGCTGCCCCGCCACGCGCACCTGCACCAGTCCCTGCGCGATGCGCGCCGTCAGCGATGGCTTGGCCAGCACGTCGACGGCGCGCTCGGGCGTCAGGACGGTCTCCTCGCCCTTCGGCCCATTCACGGTGACGCGATACGGATCGAGCTGGATGTCCGTGAAGTCGCCCCGGACCGGCGCATGCGCGTGCATGCTCGTTTTCCACTTGGCGCCGTCGCGGCTCAGCTTCAGGTGCAGGCTCAGCGGCACGCGCGCGCCGTGCGCGTCCACGCCGCTGCCTTGCAGCAGGACGTCGCCCACCGGCGTGTCCGAGGCATAGGCGCGCGCATTGTCGAAGCGGATCGCGTGGGCCTCGGTATCCACCGTGGCGCGCGTGTCGGGATCGGCCAGCGCCAGGCGGTCGCAGGCCTGGCCGCCCGCGGTGGCGTCGCCCAGCGGGCACCCGCTATGGGACTCGAAATTGAAGACGCCGCGGCCGGTGTACGACGCGGCGGCCGCATGGGCACTGGCACACAGGAACAGGGCGGTGGCGAGAGTGCGGGAAGTCGGGCGGATGGCCATCTGGAGTTTCCACGGAATAATCATGCCCGCGCCTCCGATGGGAGGGCGGGGCGGCGATCAATGACGATGATAGGAGAGCGCCTGGGCGTCGGCGCCGCGGCGCGCGGTATCGATGCCGATGCCTCGCGCCAGCGCCCCCAGCGCATCCACCGCGGAGAATCCCAGGATCATGGCGATGGCGGCCAGCCGGCGCGGCCCGCGCAGCGGCGCCATGTCCTGCCGGTTCAGCGCGCGCAGGCTGTGGCGCAAGCGGATCGCCAGCACGCACAGCGGACCGACGGGCCCGCTGCGCGCCAGCCATTGCAGGCGGGCGGGCGCGTAGGCGCGCACCAGGAAGGGCGTGAGGCCGACGCTGTCCTGGCCGCGCATCCAGCGCAGTTGCAGCGCTTCGCGCCTGCTGTCGGGCAGGCGATGTTCGGTGTGCGCGCGCGGCGCGTAGCGCAGGGCGATGCCCGCGGCGGCGAGGCGCAGTCCCATGACCTGGCAGTGCGCGCGATAGACGCCCTGCATGGGCTGATAGCGGTATTGGTCGAACAGCGCGCGCTCGAAGGCCACGTTGTTGGCGTAGAAATTGGCCGTGGCCGCCGGCCCCAGCCGGCTGGGGAAGTACATGAAGTCGATGGTCGTCAGCGCCGTGCCCGCCACGGTCCCGGCATAGCTCGTGCGGCCGGCCACCACGCGCGGCGCGCCGGCTTCGGCGAAGGGCGCCAGCAGTTGCGCCAGCCAGTCGGCGTCGGGCACGCAATCGGCGTCGCCGAAGACGACGTAATCGCAGCGCGCGGCGTCGGTGCGGTCGAAGCCCTGGTTCTTGGCCTCGTAATAACCGGTCTCCGGCTGGATGCGGACGAAGTCGACCGGACGGCCGGCCAGCGCTTCGATCTCGCCGCAAACCGCTGGCGGCAAGCCGTCGTGGGTGATCACGACCTGGGCCAGGCAGGCCAGGGGAAGACTTTGTCGAGTCAAGACCGCTACCAGCCGTTTCAGGCTGCCTGCAACGCGTTGCGGATCGGCCCCGCCGCGCAGGTTGTTCGTTTCCAGCACCAAGGCGGTTCTTGCGGCGATCTGTTCTGTGGACATCGCGCTCTCGTTCTTCGGAGGTCGGCCAATTCTAAACCGATGAGCAAGCGGCGCGCCGGAAGATAAGGAAACATTCTCTGAGTTATCGAGACCGCGCGCCCCCGGCTCGCGTGATAGCCTCCCCGCATACTTTCATCCCATCGCGGCCGGGCGCATTTTTCCGCCTCGGACCGCAACGCCCGGGACAACGCGCCCGGGACCACCGGGCGAGGCGCGATGCGCGCAGGCATCGACGCCGATTGTTCCCGCGCGTAGCTCCCATATGCTCCCACGCTGCCGGAGATTGCCGCCTCGCCCTTTCATCGAGGAGGGCCGAGCGATCGCGGACCGCAATATCTGGCAAAACACACCCCAACCGGCGCCCGGCCAGCGCGCCTCCCATCTTCCCTCGCTGACGCCGCTGCGCGGCATTGCCGCGGTCTGGGTGGTCCTGTACCACTACGGCGTGCTCTACTTCCCCAGCATGCAGCCGGACAAGCACACGGGTCTCTTGAACAAGGGCTACCTGGCGGTGGACCTGTTCTTCCTGCTGAGCGGCTTCGTCATGGCGCATGTCTACCGCGACATGTTTTCGCGCCAGGTCGATACGCGCAGCTATTGGACTTTCCTGTCGGCGCGCATCGCGCGCCTGTATCCGCTGCACCTGGTGGTGCTGGGCCTGTTCGTGGCGCTGGCGCTCGTGGTCGGCGTCGTGAGCTACGCCTC
This genomic interval from Bordetella genomosp. 10 contains the following:
- a CDS encoding ferritin-like domain-containing protein — protein: MPTSAPNTPDAPDARDVHACLLPPPARGWPRLQARLVDRIKRAALRRLHASQAGEVLLLRMYLIGEASTEQALQDEWTSQDSPAWLSRQAARHLEEERGHVRMFADAIAQRGGSTHTGEPDWLSRRKIARWKRLALRHAPHFSQGVLVPAYAIGLCAEQMGVRVLRRHCDTIGADHPLHPLLAGVLDDESRHVRLCMHTLTRIVATPELPRLEALLREIRGIERGFGISGSIGMYLAGWLCAWRSRPAADAMRTPERDPHR
- a CDS encoding glycosyltransferase, translated to MSTEQIAARTALVLETNNLRGGADPQRVAGSLKRLVAVLTRQSLPLACLAQVVITHDGLPPAVCGEIEALAGRPVDFVRIQPETGYYEAKNQGFDRTDAARCDYVVFGDADCVPDADWLAQLLAPFAEAGAPRVVAGRTSYAGTVAGTALTTIDFMYFPSRLGPAATANFYANNVAFERALFDQYRYQPMQGVYRAHCQVMGLRLAAAGIALRYAPRAHTEHRLPDSRREALQLRWMRGQDSVGLTPFLVRAYAPARLQWLARSGPVGPLCVLAIRLRHSLRALNRQDMAPLRGPRRLAAIAMILGFSAVDALGALARGIGIDTARRGADAQALSYHRH
- a CDS encoding tripartite tricarboxylate transporter substrate binding protein is translated as MKKVTTRLATALLGLSLLSGAACAQSTAADNYPEHPVKIVVGYTPGGGNDVAARLLAKELANILHGNIVVENRPGAGTNIAASYVARSAPDGYTLSLSSTALAVNKSLYRHLDYDAVKDFEPVAIFAEAPNLLLINPKLPVKSVAEFIDYAKKHPGKLNFSSAGSGSTQQLSGELFKIKAGIQATHVPYKGSAPALTAVISGEADFSFINIPSSKQLIESGQIRALAITAAKRFPAVPDIPTMAEQGVTGMEVATWYSIVAPAGTPKPIVDKLNKAINQAMEEPALRQRFIDLGMAPMAESPAFFKKYLADEIARWRVIVQQSHAVVD